Proteins found in one Aneurinibacillus uraniidurans genomic segment:
- the asd gene encoding archaetidylserine decarboxylase (Phosphatidylserine decarboxylase is synthesized as a single chain precursor. Generation of the pyruvoyl active site from a Ser is coupled to cleavage of a Gly-Ser bond between the larger (beta) and smaller (alpha chains). It is an integral membrane protein.) — protein sequence MIDSLAKHIMTALPQNVISRAVGSLGRSSLSRHMIKPYISFFHVNVDEVEKPLSDYPNLTAFFTRQLKSGARPVCPDVNTLASPVDGRVAQFGTITDGTLIQAKGINYTVEQLLGCTPEQAERYEGGVFLTIYLSPRDYHRIHMPLAGKLTRATYLPGRLFPVNRIGVHHVPGLFTKNERLITYAHTPAGEMALVKVGAFIVGSVRVPYGEHTTNVRNGRAYSMDLPELPYEKGQEVGLFEFGSTVVLLFEKDRITFSERIQPDAYLQYGECIGTFR from the coding sequence GTGATAGATTCACTAGCTAAACATATTATGACTGCACTGCCGCAAAACGTCATCTCCCGTGCGGTTGGCAGCCTTGGGCGTTCATCACTCAGCCGACATATGATAAAGCCTTACATTTCTTTTTTTCATGTTAATGTTGACGAGGTTGAAAAACCATTATCTGATTATCCAAATCTGACTGCATTTTTCACCCGTCAACTGAAATCCGGAGCTCGTCCAGTCTGTCCGGATGTTAACACACTGGCCAGCCCGGTTGACGGTCGTGTTGCTCAATTCGGAACGATTACAGACGGTACGCTCATTCAGGCAAAGGGCATCAACTATACAGTCGAACAACTGCTCGGCTGTACGCCAGAGCAAGCTGAACGCTATGAAGGCGGGGTATTTCTTACGATTTATCTCAGCCCGCGTGATTATCACCGGATTCATATGCCACTTGCAGGCAAATTAACACGTGCCACATATTTGCCCGGTCGCCTGTTTCCTGTTAATCGGATCGGTGTCCATCATGTACCAGGTTTGTTCACGAAAAATGAGCGGCTTATTACGTATGCACATACACCAGCTGGTGAGATGGCACTCGTGAAAGTCGGAGCATTTATCGTAGGAAGTGTTCGAGTACCGTATGGCGAACATACAACGAATGTCCGAAACGGGCGTGCCTATTCGATGGATTTACCAGAACTCCCTTATGAAAAAGGACAGGAAGTCGGACTTTTTGAGTTCGGGTCCACCGTTGTCCTGCTTTTTGAAAAAGATCGGATCACATTTAGTGAACGCATTCAGCCTGACGCTTATTTGCAATATGGCGAATGCATCGGAACGTTCCGCTAA
- a CDS encoding aspartyl-phosphate phosphatase Spo0E family protein, with protein METEHNLPDKIDELKQVLVLTATQYNFDFQNPRVLHLSQKLDTLILKSMRKTYSS; from the coding sequence ATGGAAACTGAACACAACCTGCCGGATAAAATCGACGAACTGAAACAAGTTCTTGTTTTAACAGCAACCCAATATAATTTTGATTTTCAAAATCCACGTGTACTCCATCTAAGTCAAAAACTTGATACACTTATCCTGAAGTCGATGAGAAAAACGTATTCGTCATAA